In the genome of Ensifer adhaerens, one region contains:
- a CDS encoding putative polymerase, producing the protein MASLTGAVPPLPVGGRAPVTAEERGTSLARSLYLLAILAVFGSLLNNTFLCFVNTRMFAVRDSHVMLGELICISCALIVALDRKVGLYMSFGVFLGYMLVLFAFRQQFDPKPIRDILVPFAFYFAGLRLASPRLADFMVVASAILVVAFGLFEYFAVETFLNYFNVLGYYLARGSLTLTDTFGHTRGLFISGLRAEPRTIFPFLGPHRVSSIFLEPVSTGNYGVIVYAWALFRKEMRFRWVTFACALTMIVLADARFGLYSCIVMTVLRPFFQIIPRTVWLVLPFLILTLLTIYGVATGTHGGPNDISGRVAVTAHLITQLSLPVVFGVQMTDQFTADSGIAYSLTQFGLFGFVGLWALFVFARGRTAKAWNFHSMAIIYFLLLMIISNSGFSLKTGGVLWFILGTANGVAPRDEADQNPAQDVSSSPGPSRLAS; encoded by the coding sequence ATGGCGAGCCTGACGGGGGCAGTTCCGCCTTTGCCGGTCGGTGGGCGTGCGCCCGTCACGGCTGAAGAGCGCGGCACCAGCCTCGCCCGGTCGCTCTATCTCCTGGCAATCCTCGCCGTCTTCGGCAGCTTGCTGAACAACACCTTCCTCTGCTTCGTCAACACGCGCATGTTCGCCGTGCGTGACAGCCACGTCATGCTCGGCGAGCTGATCTGTATCAGTTGCGCCCTGATCGTGGCGCTGGACCGCAAGGTCGGACTTTACATGAGCTTCGGCGTCTTCCTCGGATACATGCTGGTGCTCTTTGCCTTTCGCCAGCAATTCGACCCGAAACCGATCCGGGATATCCTGGTCCCCTTCGCCTTCTATTTTGCGGGGCTCAGGCTCGCGAGCCCGCGTCTTGCCGACTTCATGGTGGTCGCCTCTGCAATCCTGGTCGTGGCCTTTGGGCTGTTCGAATACTTCGCTGTGGAGACTTTCCTAAATTATTTCAACGTTCTGGGATACTATCTCGCGCGCGGCTCGCTCACCCTCACCGATACATTCGGCCATACGCGAGGGCTGTTCATCAGCGGCCTGCGTGCAGAGCCGCGCACGATCTTCCCGTTTCTCGGACCGCATCGCGTCTCGTCAATCTTTCTCGAGCCCGTTTCAACGGGCAATTACGGCGTGATCGTCTATGCCTGGGCGCTTTTCCGGAAGGAGATGCGGTTCCGCTGGGTGACGTTTGCCTGCGCCCTGACGATGATCGTGCTGGCGGACGCGCGCTTCGGACTTTATTCCTGTATCGTCATGACGGTGCTCCGGCCGTTTTTCCAGATCATCCCGCGCACGGTCTGGCTGGTCCTGCCGTTCCTCATCCTGACGCTTCTGACCATTTACGGCGTTGCTACCGGAACACATGGCGGACCCAATGACATCAGCGGCCGCGTGGCCGTCACGGCACACCTGATTACCCAGCTCAGTCTGCCGGTCGTGTTCGGGGTCCAGATGACCGACCAGTTCACGGCCGATTCGGGCATCGCCTATTCGCTGACGCAGTTCGGTCTGTTCGGCTTTGTCGGGCTGTGGGCGCTCTTCGTGTTTGCCCGGGGCAGAACGGCGAAAGCCTGGAACTTCCATTCCATGGCGATCATCTATTTCCTTCTTCTGATGATCATCTCGAATTCCGGTTTCTCGCTGAAGACCGGCGGTGTGTTGTGGTTCATCCTCGGCACGGCGAACGGTGTTGCGCCGCGTGACGAGGCGGATCAGAACCCGGCACAGGACGTGTCGTCGAGCCCGGGGCCGAGCAGGCTTGCCAGCTGA
- a CDS encoding endoglucanase gives MRTVSRSLLALILAASIAAPAGATCFRGINLSGAEFNGRGAKVNTDYTYPSQKIIDYFASKRLNTVRLPILWERLQPVLDQPLDVEELSRLKTSVAQMRKAGLGVIIDPHNFATYNDIQIGTRVVSSADFADFWRRVAVEFGNQRGVYFGLMNEPFHMPATQWLPSANAAIAAIRETGAKNLILVPGVEWTSAREWERASAAEMIKVTDPGDNFAYEFHQYLDSDFSGTHDTCPRAADALDAISKVTDWLRTNKRRGYLGEFGGSGKPECLKGIADMVQAVNTAKDVWIGWTYWVAGDWWPATEANNITPTKDGDRPQLASLLGPGLDDTSCAGF, from the coding sequence ATGCGCACTGTCTCCAGGAGCCTGCTTGCGCTCATTCTCGCAGCCTCCATCGCAGCCCCCGCAGGCGCCACCTGCTTTCGCGGCATCAACCTGTCGGGCGCGGAATTCAACGGGCGCGGCGCCAAGGTGAACACCGATTACACCTACCCGTCGCAAAAGATCATCGATTACTTCGCCTCGAAGAGGCTCAACACCGTGCGCCTGCCGATCCTCTGGGAGCGCCTGCAGCCGGTCCTGGACCAGCCGCTCGACGTGGAAGAACTCAGCCGCCTGAAGACCTCTGTCGCGCAGATGCGCAAGGCAGGCCTCGGCGTTATCATCGATCCGCACAACTTCGCCACCTACAACGACATTCAGATCGGCACGCGCGTCGTCTCGAGCGCCGATTTCGCCGACTTCTGGCGTAGGGTGGCGGTGGAGTTCGGCAACCAGCGGGGTGTCTATTTCGGCCTGATGAACGAGCCGTTCCACATGCCGGCGACGCAATGGCTGCCCAGCGCCAATGCCGCCATTGCCGCGATCCGGGAGACGGGGGCGAAAAACCTGATCCTCGTCCCGGGCGTCGAATGGACGTCGGCGCGGGAATGGGAGCGCGCAAGTGCTGCGGAAATGATCAAGGTGACCGACCCGGGCGACAATTTCGCCTACGAATTCCACCAGTATCTCGACAGCGACTTCTCCGGGACGCATGACACCTGCCCTCGCGCTGCCGATGCGCTGGATGCCATCAGCAAGGTCACCGACTGGCTGCGGACGAACAAGCGGCGGGGCTACCTCGGCGAGTTCGGCGGTAGCGGCAAGCCCGAGTGTCTCAAGGGCATTGCCGACATGGTGCAAGCAGTCAATACGGCCAAGGATGTCTGGATTGGCTGGACATACTGGGTTGCGGGCGACTGGTGGCCTGCAACGGAGGCCAACAACATAACACCCACCAAAGACGGTGACCGGCCTCAGCTGGCAAGCCTGCTCGGCCCCGGGCTCGACGACACGTCCTGTGCCGGGTTCTGA
- a CDS encoding alpha-1,3-mannosyltransferase, whose product MPKTQPLVTHVVRQFLPNRGGLEDVVANLCRQLPALGYRARVVTLDRLFVEPHRTLPAHETIDGIEIVRIPWKGSSRYPVAPQVFRHLSDADLVHVHAIDFFFDALALGRVLHRKPMIATTHGGFFHTKKHAALKSVWFNTLTRLSASAYRDIVCCSQSDLATFAPVAGRRARLIENGADTDKFANRASPMPQKGMITIGRFSANKQLPRLIGCMRALVDVDPDWRLTIAGVPSDLSEADLRDAISAHRLDHAVQLVIGASNDEIARLMENASLFVSASDYEGFGLVAVEAMSAGLIPVLHPNDAYRTLAARHTAVRLAEFTEPHAAAVAIANAFDALTAEPEARAEAMSEADDYAWQRVARRYGELYDRILKT is encoded by the coding sequence ATGCCGAAAACGCAGCCACTGGTCACCCATGTTGTCAGGCAATTCCTGCCCAATCGGGGCGGGCTGGAAGATGTCGTGGCCAATCTGTGCCGACAATTGCCGGCGCTCGGCTACCGGGCCCGGGTTGTGACACTGGATCGTCTCTTCGTCGAGCCGCACCGGACCCTTCCCGCGCACGAGACGATAGACGGGATAGAGATCGTCCGCATCCCGTGGAAAGGCTCCAGCCGCTATCCCGTCGCCCCTCAGGTTTTCCGGCATCTGTCCGATGCCGATCTCGTCCATGTCCATGCCATCGATTTCTTCTTCGACGCATTGGCACTGGGCCGGGTGCTGCATCGCAAGCCGATGATCGCGACCACCCATGGCGGCTTCTTCCACACGAAAAAACACGCCGCGCTCAAGTCGGTGTGGTTCAACACGCTGACGCGCCTCTCCGCATCCGCCTATCGCGATATCGTCTGTTGCAGCCAGTCGGATCTGGCGACCTTCGCCCCCGTGGCAGGCCGTCGCGCAAGACTCATCGAAAACGGTGCGGACACGGACAAATTCGCCAATCGCGCCAGCCCCATGCCGCAAAAAGGCATGATCACCATTGGCCGCTTCTCGGCAAACAAGCAGTTGCCGCGGCTGATCGGATGCATGCGAGCTCTCGTCGATGTTGATCCGGATTGGCGCCTGACCATCGCCGGCGTACCCTCGGACCTCAGTGAAGCCGATCTGCGGGACGCCATTTCGGCCCACCGGCTGGATCACGCCGTGCAGCTTGTGATCGGCGCATCGAATGACGAAATTGCCCGGTTGATGGAGAATGCGAGCCTCTTCGTCTCCGCCTCGGATTACGAAGGCTTCGGACTTGTCGCCGTCGAAGCCATGAGCGCCGGACTGATCCCGGTCCTCCACCCCAACGACGCCTATCGGACACTCGCCGCTCGCCATACGGCCGTTCGTCTCGCCGAATTTACCGAACCGCACGCCGCCGCCGTCGCCATCGCAAATGCCTTCGATGCACTCACGGCCGAACCCGAAGCTCGCGCCGAGGCCATGAGCGAGGCCGACGATTATGCCTGGCAACGGGTTGCCCGGCGCTATGGCGAACTCTACGATCGCATCCTGAAAACATGA
- a CDS encoding Signal transduction histidine kinase, whose protein sequence is MTARQRIIPVRRDYNRWVANQTLEDYALRFTAKSARQYSPARISQTAIGAISFLALEAVGGAITLSYGTTNAIFATVAACGLLLLIGIPISRYAIRHGVDIDLLTRGAGFGYIGSTLTSLIYASFTFMLFAIEASIMTGALELAFGVPPWVGYVISALVVIPLVMYGVRLISRFQLLTQPIWIVLNILPFVFIAFADWQKVILWLGFSGVGNAPAAQGQMAPFHLAEFGAASAVILGLMSQIGEQVDFLRFLPADHKPATVWQRVARFLAGPGWVVVGAPKLLAGSFLAVLALSSGIPAGSAADPAHMYVTAFGYMVPNHTVALGLTAAFVVVTQLKINVMNAYAGSLAWSNFFSRLTHSHPGRVVWLFFNVAIALLLMELGIYRLLEETLGVFSIIAAAWLCTISADLFINKPLGLAPPGIEFKRAHLYDINPVGTGSMFITAAIALAAHFGAFGDLAASLAIYIAPVVAFIAAPAIAWATKGKYYLARKPRAQWKNLSTITCSICEHPFEPEDMAWCPAYSAPICSLCCSLDSRCHDLCKPKARLKYQVAEAASSVLSKPVVEKLSTRLGRYLMIATAAIAAIGAILWIIAARASRGAPETAHVVDDITFAVFFVFSILAGIAAWFFVLAHDSRVVAEEESSRQNSLLLREIAAHRKTDAALQDAKDAAEAANRAKSRYVVGLSHELRTPLNAVLGYAQILERDATIPQPRQSAIKVIKRSAEHLSGLIDGLLDISKIEAGRLQVYQGEVNMHDFLDQIVDMFRPQAQAKGLEFLFERQPALPRHVRTDEKRLRQILVNVISNAIKFTDEGRVSVRADYRSQVATFTISDTGRGISEANLPHIFEPFQRGDADSIRPMPGLGLGLTITRLLTHMLGGEIAVASEPDRGTTFSIRLGLPPVNRAGVAESAERSIKGYAGARRTVVVVDDNADHRDLMLEILQPLGFTVLTAEGGGECLALVSACTPDLFFVDISMPGMNGWELVKRLREGGTRAPILMLSANIGDGASAAGETGHDDTIAKPFDIRQLHAKLQLHLQLTWIYEDDVETAVAVAPADEPPLRVPSHSQLRELVQLGEIGYIRGIETKLADMAEDPTYRPFAEALGQYVKAFDMAGYVRFLEGMKTEAADG, encoded by the coding sequence ATGACAGCCAGACAGCGCATCATACCCGTTCGACGGGACTATAACCGCTGGGTGGCAAACCAGACGCTGGAAGATTATGCGCTGCGATTTACCGCGAAGAGTGCTCGCCAATATTCGCCGGCCCGGATCTCGCAGACGGCCATCGGGGCGATTTCGTTTCTGGCTCTGGAGGCGGTGGGCGGGGCGATCACGCTTTCCTACGGCACGACGAACGCGATCTTCGCCACCGTCGCAGCTTGCGGGCTTCTGCTGCTGATCGGCATTCCGATCAGCCGTTATGCGATCCGACATGGCGTCGATATCGATCTGCTGACACGCGGCGCGGGTTTTGGCTATATCGGTTCGACGCTGACGTCGCTGATCTATGCGAGCTTCACCTTCATGCTCTTCGCCATCGAGGCGTCGATCATGACCGGGGCGCTGGAACTCGCCTTCGGTGTTCCGCCATGGGTTGGTTACGTCATCTCGGCGCTGGTCGTCATTCCGCTGGTCATGTACGGCGTGCGGCTGATCTCGCGCTTCCAGTTGCTGACGCAGCCGATCTGGATCGTGCTCAACATCCTGCCCTTCGTTTTCATCGCGTTTGCCGACTGGCAGAAGGTGATCCTCTGGCTCGGATTTTCGGGTGTGGGTAACGCTCCCGCGGCCCAGGGACAGATGGCCCCGTTTCATCTCGCCGAATTCGGTGCCGCCTCGGCCGTCATCCTGGGGCTGATGTCGCAGATCGGGGAGCAGGTGGACTTTCTGCGCTTCCTGCCGGCTGATCACAAGCCTGCGACCGTCTGGCAGCGTGTCGCCCGGTTTCTGGCGGGGCCCGGCTGGGTGGTGGTTGGAGCGCCGAAGCTTCTGGCCGGCTCTTTCCTGGCGGTGCTCGCGCTCTCCTCGGGCATACCCGCCGGTTCAGCTGCCGATCCGGCGCATATGTATGTCACGGCTTTTGGCTACATGGTGCCCAATCATACCGTAGCGCTGGGGCTGACCGCGGCATTCGTTGTCGTCACGCAGCTGAAAATCAATGTGATGAATGCCTATGCCGGGTCGCTGGCCTGGTCCAACTTTTTCTCGCGGCTGACACATAGCCATCCGGGCCGCGTCGTCTGGCTCTTCTTCAATGTGGCAATCGCGCTGCTTTTGATGGAGCTTGGCATCTACCGGCTGCTGGAGGAGACGCTGGGCGTTTTCTCGATCATCGCGGCGGCCTGGCTCTGCACAATTTCGGCCGATCTCTTCATCAACAAGCCGCTGGGGCTCGCGCCGCCCGGGATCGAGTTCAAGCGGGCGCATCTCTACGACATCAACCCGGTTGGGACCGGCTCGATGTTCATTACGGCCGCGATTGCGCTGGCGGCGCATTTCGGCGCATTCGGAGATCTGGCGGCATCATTGGCGATCTATATTGCGCCCGTCGTCGCCTTCATCGCCGCGCCTGCCATTGCCTGGGCCACAAAGGGCAAATACTATCTGGCGCGCAAGCCGCGAGCGCAGTGGAAGAACCTATCCACCATCACCTGCTCGATCTGCGAACATCCTTTCGAGCCAGAGGATATGGCCTGGTGCCCCGCCTATTCGGCACCCATCTGTTCGCTCTGCTGCTCGCTCGACAGCCGTTGTCATGATCTGTGCAAACCGAAGGCGCGGCTGAAATACCAGGTGGCGGAGGCGGCTTCGTCAGTCCTGTCCAAGCCGGTGGTCGAGAAGCTTTCGACCCGCCTCGGGCGCTATCTGATGATTGCGACGGCGGCGATTGCCGCCATTGGCGCCATTCTCTGGATCATCGCGGCACGCGCGAGCCGTGGGGCGCCGGAAACCGCGCATGTGGTGGACGACATCACGTTTGCCGTCTTCTTCGTCTTTTCAATACTGGCCGGCATTGCCGCCTGGTTTTTCGTGCTGGCGCATGACAGCCGGGTGGTGGCCGAGGAGGAGTCCTCCAGGCAGAATTCGCTCCTGCTGCGCGAGATCGCGGCGCACCGCAAGACGGACGCGGCGCTCCAGGACGCCAAGGACGCGGCCGAGGCCGCCAATCGCGCCAAGAGCCGCTATGTCGTGGGCTTGAGTCACGAATTGCGGACCCCACTCAATGCAGTGCTTGGCTATGCGCAGATCCTTGAACGTGACGCCACCATTCCGCAGCCGCGCCAGTCGGCGATCAAGGTGATCAAGCGTTCGGCGGAGCACCTGTCCGGCCTCATTGATGGACTTCTCGACATTTCCAAGATCGAGGCGGGGAGGCTGCAGGTCTATCAGGGCGAGGTCAACATGCATGATTTCCTCGACCAGATCGTCGACATGTTCCGCCCGCAGGCGCAGGCGAAGGGGCTGGAATTCCTGTTTGAGCGCCAGCCTGCGCTGCCGCGCCATGTCCGCACCGACGAAAAACGGCTGAGGCAGATTCTCGTCAACGTCATTTCCAACGCAATAAAGTTCACCGACGAGGGACGTGTCAGCGTGCGCGCTGATTACCGCAGCCAGGTCGCGACCTTTACCATTTCCGATACGGGGCGGGGGATATCCGAAGCGAACCTGCCGCATATTTTCGAGCCCTTCCAGCGCGGCGACGCCGACAGTATCCGTCCGATGCCCGGGCTTGGCCTCGGGCTGACGATCACACGTCTGCTCACGCATATGCTCGGTGGCGAAATCGCCGTGGCCAGCGAGCCGGACCGGGGCACGACGTTTTCAATCCGTCTTGGCCTGCCGCCCGTCAACCGGGCGGGCGTGGCCGAAAGCGCGGAGCGTTCCATCAAGGGTTACGCCGGCGCGCGGCGGACCGTCGTGGTCGTGGACGACAATGCCGATCATCGCGACCTGATGCTGGAGATTCTTCAGCCGCTGGGGTTCACTGTGCTGACGGCGGAAGGGGGCGGTGAGTGTCTGGCATTGGTCTCTGCCTGTACCCCCGATCTTTTCTTCGTGGATATCTCGATGCCCGGCATGAATGGCTGGGAGCTGGTGAAGCGGCTGCGCGAGGGCGGGACACGCGCGCCAATCCTCATGCTCTCGGCCAACATCGGCGACGGGGCGAGTGCGGCGGGAGAGACAGGACATGACGATACGATCGCCAAGCCTTTCGACATCAGGCAGCTTCACGCCAAGCTGCAACTGCATCTGCAGCTGACCTGGATTTACGAGGACGACGTGGAAACGGCGGTTGCCGTGGCCCCTGCGGATGAGCCGCCGCTGCGGGTGCCCTCGCATTCGCAATTGCGCGAACTCGTCCAGCTTGGCGAAATCGGCTATATCCGGGGTATCGAGACCAAACTTGCGGATATGGCGGAAGATCCGACCTATCGGCCGTTCGCCGAAGCGCTGGGACAATATGTGAAGGCATTCGACATGGCAGGCTATGTGCGCTTCCTGGAAGGCATGAAGACGGAGGCCGCCGATGGCTGA
- a CDS encoding regulatory protein, luxR family, translating into MAEPRDIVLIVDDSPEALGFLTDALEQSGFSVLIATSGQASINIAGKITPDIILMDAVMPAMDGFETCRRLKADAAIAPVPVIFMTGLTETEHVVHALESGGVDYLTKPINIDELRARIRVHLANARSAQHARVALDAAGRHLMAVTADGELKWTTPQASRLLSLASGSEAGQAAITREIARWLGARASAGFSTETPLAIGLGDRASLHLNYLGEVGSNEILFRITSANKEADDEILKRQFGLTTREAEVLVWISKGKANRDIGEILGLSSRTVNKHLEQIYVKLGVENRASAAVKAAAVLHEG; encoded by the coding sequence ATGGCTGAGCCGCGCGATATCGTGCTGATCGTCGACGACAGTCCGGAAGCATTGGGCTTTCTCACCGATGCGCTGGAGCAGTCGGGCTTTTCCGTATTGATCGCCACATCCGGGCAGGCCAGCATCAACATTGCCGGCAAGATCACGCCGGATATCATTCTCATGGATGCTGTCATGCCGGCCATGGACGGTTTCGAGACCTGCCGGCGGCTGAAGGCCGACGCGGCGATTGCGCCCGTGCCGGTCATCTTCATGACCGGGTTGACCGAGACGGAGCATGTCGTCCACGCGCTGGAATCCGGGGGTGTCGATTATCTGACGAAGCCCATCAACATCGACGAGTTGCGAGCGCGCATCCGCGTGCATCTCGCCAATGCGCGTTCGGCGCAGCATGCCCGTGTGGCGCTGGATGCGGCGGGACGGCATCTGATGGCGGTGACGGCGGATGGAGAGCTCAAATGGACCACGCCGCAAGCCTCAAGGCTGTTGAGCCTGGCCTCCGGCAGCGAGGCAGGGCAGGCCGCAATAACACGGGAGATTGCGCGCTGGCTGGGCGCACGCGCAAGTGCCGGCTTCTCAACCGAAACGCCTCTCGCCATCGGTCTCGGTGACCGCGCCAGCCTGCATCTGAACTATCTGGGCGAAGTCGGTTCCAACGAAATCCTCTTCCGCATCACCTCCGCCAACAAGGAGGCCGACGACGAAATCCTGAAGCGCCAGTTCGGGTTGACGACACGCGAGGCGGAAGTCTTGGTCTGGATTTCCAAAGGCAAGGCCAACCGCGATATCGGTGAAATCCTGGGCCTGTCCTCGCGCACGGTGAACAAGCATTTGGAGCAGATCTATGTGAAGCTCGGGGTGGAAAACCGGGCTTCTGCGGCGGTGAAGGCGGCTGCGGTGTTGCACGAGGGGTGA
- a CDS encoding fatty-acyl-CoA synthase has translation MNIHSAHSIYDHDLDKNDANFSAMTPLGFMQRTAAIYPSRTAVVYGDIRRSWAETWTRVRKVASALKRRGVGAGDTVSVIAGNIPEMFEAHFAVPMTGGVLNTINTRLDASAIAFILNHAEARMVMVDPEFASVAEQAIHIAGRDIPVINIEDPTWPESHLIGADTYDKLLAEGDENDAWVWPSDEWNAISLNYTSGTTGDPKGVVYHHRGAYINALGNILDWGMGKHPVYLWTLPMFHCNGWCFPWTIAAAAGTSICLRAVRVEPIYDLIKREKVTHFCGAPIVLNLLAHAPDALKQGIDHQVSIMTAGAAPPAAVIEAMEKLGFDVTHAYGLTETYGPAVVCAWHDEWNDLDISEKARLKARQGVRYTVLDGLMVADPETLEPVPSDGDTMGEIFFRGNNVMRGYLKNPSSSDKAFSGGWFHSGDLAVMHPDGYIQIKDRSKDIIISGGENISSIEVEGVLYRHPAVMEAAVVAKPDEKWGETPCAFVGLKDGATVTEADLIAFCRANMAHFKAPKTIVFGPLPKTSTGKIQKFILREQAKGL, from the coding sequence GTGAATATCCATTCCGCGCATAGCATTTACGATCACGATCTCGACAAGAACGACGCGAACTTCAGCGCAATGACCCCGCTGGGGTTCATGCAGCGCACGGCCGCGATCTATCCGTCAAGGACGGCGGTTGTTTACGGCGACATCCGCCGCTCCTGGGCCGAGACATGGACGCGCGTGCGCAAGGTCGCGAGTGCGCTGAAGCGCCGCGGCGTTGGTGCCGGCGACACGGTCTCGGTGATTGCCGGCAATATCCCGGAAATGTTCGAGGCGCATTTCGCGGTGCCCATGACGGGGGGCGTGCTCAACACGATCAACACCCGTCTCGACGCCTCCGCCATCGCCTTCATCCTCAACCATGCCGAAGCCCGGATGGTGATGGTAGACCCGGAATTCGCCAGCGTCGCCGAACAGGCCATCCACATTGCCGGCCGCGACATTCCTGTCATCAATATCGAGGACCCGACCTGGCCCGAGAGCCATTTGATCGGTGCGGACACATACGACAAGCTGCTGGCGGAAGGCGACGAGAACGACGCATGGGTCTGGCCGTCGGACGAATGGAACGCCATCAGCCTCAACTACACGTCGGGGACGACGGGCGACCCGAAGGGCGTCGTCTATCACCACCGCGGCGCCTATATCAACGCACTCGGCAATATCCTCGACTGGGGCATGGGCAAGCATCCGGTCTATCTCTGGACCCTGCCGATGTTCCACTGCAACGGCTGGTGCTTCCCCTGGACGATTGCGGCTGCCGCCGGCACGTCCATTTGCCTGCGCGCCGTCCGCGTCGAGCCGATCTACGACCTCATCAAGCGCGAGAAGGTCACGCATTTCTGCGGCGCACCGATCGTTCTCAACCTCCTGGCGCATGCGCCGGATGCCCTCAAACAAGGCATCGACCATCAGGTCTCGATCATGACCGCTGGCGCCGCCCCACCCGCCGCCGTCATTGAGGCGATGGAGAAGCTCGGCTTCGACGTGACGCATGCCTATGGCCTCACCGAGACCTACGGGCCTGCAGTCGTCTGCGCCTGGCATGACGAGTGGAACGATCTCGACATATCCGAAAAGGCACGGCTGAAGGCCCGACAGGGCGTACGCTATACGGTGCTCGACGGTCTGATGGTCGCCGATCCCGAAACGCTGGAGCCGGTGCCCTCCGACGGCGACACGATGGGCGAGATCTTCTTCCGCGGCAACAATGTCATGCGCGGATACCTGAAGAACCCCTCCTCCTCCGACAAGGCCTTCAGCGGCGGCTGGTTCCACTCCGGCGACCTCGCCGTCATGCATCCGGACGGTTACATCCAGATCAAGGACCGCTCCAAGGACATCATCATTTCAGGCGGCGAGAACATCTCCTCCATCGAGGTCGAGGGCGTTCTCTACCGTCACCCCGCCGTCATGGAAGCCGCCGTGGTGGCCAAGCCGGATGAAAAGTGGGGCGAAACGCCTTGCGCCTTCGTCGGCCTGAAGGACGGCGCCACCGTCACCGAAGCCGACCTCATCGCGTTTTGCCGCGCCAACATGGCCCACTTCAAGGCCCCCAAGACCATCGTCTTCGGCCCGCTGCCGAAGACCTCGACGGGGAAGATCCAGAAGTTCATTCTGCGGGAACAGGCGAAGGGGTTGTGA
- a CDS encoding branched-chain amino acid transport system substrate-binding protein: MKKSLLSAVALIAMVAYSGAARADLLIGVAGPLTGPNAAFGAQLQKGAEQAVADINAAGGINGEKVVIELGDDVSDPKQGISVANKFVADGVKFVVGHFNSGVSIPASEVYAENGIMQITPASTNPQFTERGLWNTFRTCGRDDQQGAVAGAYIAKHFPKAKVAVVHDKTPYGQGLADETKKALNAAGITEVMYEGIQPGEKDYSALIAKMKEAGVDMVYYGGLHTEAGLILRQMADQGVKATMMSGDGITSNELASIAGDAVNGTLMTFPPDPRNNPNAKEAVEKFRKAGFEPEAYTLYSYAAVQIIAQAAKAAGSTDPTAVAEAAKAKGPWKTVIGDIGFDAKGDITRPDYTMYTWGKGSDGKYTYKETGL, translated from the coding sequence ATGAAGAAGTCACTTCTGTCCGCCGTTGCGCTGATCGCAATGGTTGCCTACAGCGGCGCTGCACGGGCTGACCTGCTCATTGGCGTTGCTGGCCCCCTGACTGGCCCGAACGCCGCATTCGGCGCGCAGCTTCAGAAGGGTGCCGAACAGGCTGTTGCAGACATCAACGCTGCCGGCGGCATCAATGGCGAGAAGGTCGTCATCGAACTCGGGGACGACGTTTCCGACCCGAAGCAGGGCATCTCGGTTGCCAACAAGTTCGTCGCTGACGGCGTCAAGTTCGTCGTCGGTCACTTCAACTCCGGCGTCTCGATCCCGGCGTCCGAAGTCTATGCCGAAAACGGCATCATGCAGATCACGCCTGCATCGACCAACCCGCAGTTCACCGAACGCGGCCTGTGGAACACCTTCCGCACCTGCGGCCGTGACGACCAGCAGGGCGCGGTTGCCGGCGCTTACATCGCCAAGCACTTCCCGAAGGCCAAGGTTGCCGTCGTTCACGACAAGACGCCTTATGGCCAGGGTCTCGCTGACGAAACCAAGAAGGCTCTGAACGCTGCCGGCATCACCGAAGTGATGTACGAAGGCATCCAGCCGGGCGAAAAGGACTACTCCGCCCTCATCGCCAAGATGAAGGAAGCCGGCGTCGACATGGTCTACTACGGCGGCCTGCACACCGAAGCCGGCCTGATCCTGCGCCAGATGGCCGACCAGGGCGTCAAGGCAACGATGATGTCGGGCGACGGCATCACCTCGAACGAACTGGCCTCGATCGCCGGCGACGCCGTTAACGGCACGCTGATGACCTTCCCGCCGGATCCGCGCAACAACCCGAACGCCAAGGAAGCTGTCGAGAAGTTCCGCAAGGCCGGCTTCGAGCCTGAAGCCTACACGCTCTACTCCTACGCAGCCGTTCAGATCATCGCGCAGGCAGCCAAGGCCGCCGGCTCGACCGACCCGACCGCTGTTGCCGAAGCCGCCAAGGCTAAGGGCCCCTGGAAGACGGTTATCGGTGACATCGGCTTCGACGCCAAGGGCGACATCACCCGTCCGGACTACACGATGTACACCTGGGGCAAGGGCTCCGATGGCAAGTACACCTACAAGGAAACCGGCCTCTAA